One Papaver somniferum cultivar HN1 chromosome 10, ASM357369v1, whole genome shotgun sequence genomic window carries:
- the LOC113317236 gene encoding transportin MOS14-like isoform X3 → MNLHPECIPSFLELLTVLPQEAFSHKIAARPERRRQFEKELISAAEVAFNVLTTCLSLNELKEQVLEAFASWLQLKHAIPSATLACHPLVHSALSALNSEVLSEASVNVISELIHYTSARSSGGVAAHMPLIQLLVPQVMNLREQLKDSSKDEEDLKAIARLFADIGDSYVELIATGSAESMLIVQALIDVASNPEYYIASMTFSFWHNLQVNLTERDSYLSCGDEASIEAERNRRLQIFRSSYESLLSLVSFRVQYPHDSENISREDRREFKQTRYAVADVLIDAASVLGGEVTLKILYMKLVEDTHSCRSDETWDWRPSEASLYCIRAISSYISVVEAEVMPQVMALLPKLPLQPQLLQTVCLTIGAYSKWLDASPNGLPVLPSVIEILMSGMSASEDSAAAAALAFRHICDDCRQKLCGSLDGLFHIYHRAVSGQGGYKFSAEESLYLVEALSMVITELPPENAKKALEALCLPVATPLQELINQGPTQLQKALARELTIHVDRLGNIFRYVNHPEAVADAIHRLWPIFKTIFDHRAWDMRTMESLCRACKYAVKTSGKFMGITIGAILEEIQGLYQQHHQPCFLYLSSEVIKIFGSDPSCANYLRSLIEALFNHTTHLLTKIEDFTARPDIADDCFLLASRCIRYCPHLFVASAVFRPLVDCAMNGITVQHREACSSILTFLSDVFDISNSSRGEQYKSTRDTIVVPRGPSLSRILIASLTGALPSSRLEVVTYTLLALTRAYGMMALEWAKESISLIPSTAVTEVERSRFLQALLEAASGADISSLTAPVEEISDVCRRNRAVQEIVQGVLRPLELNFVPAISS, encoded by the exons ATGAATTTGCATCCAGAATGTATTCCAAGTTTTCTTGAGCTGCTGACAGTCTTGCCACAG GAAGCTTTTAGCCACAAGATAGCTGCTCGTCCAGAAAGGCGGCGTCAGTTTGAGAAGGAACTTATTTCTGCAGCTGAGGTTGCTTTTAATGTCTTGACTACTTGTTTGAGTCTGAATGAACTAAAGGAGCAG GTTCTTGAAGCTTTTGCTTCCTGGCTTCAACTAAAGCATGC GATTCCTTCTGCTACCCTTGCATGCCATCCTTTGGTGCACTCAGCACTTTCTGCTTTGAACTCAGAGGTTCTTTCAGAGGCTTCAGTAAATG tcATCTCTGAGTTGATACACTACACATCGGCTCGAAGCTCCGGTGGTGTAGCTGCTCACATGCCCTTGATCCAGCTACTTGTGCCCCAAGTTATGAATCTTAGGGAGCAGCTTAAAGATTCCTCAAAG GATGAGGAAGATTTGAAGGCCATTGCTCGGTTGTTTGCGGATATAGGTGATTCGTACGTGGAGTTGATTGCCACTG GTTCTGCTGAATCAATGCTGATTGTGCAAGCATTGATAGATGTTGCTTCTAATCCAGAATATTACATTGCTTCAATGACTTTTAGTTTTTGGCACAACCTTCAAGTTAACTTGACTGAAAG GGATTCCTACTTATCATGCGGAGATGAAGCATCCATTGAGGCAGAGAGAAATCGAAGGCTACAAATATTTCGTTCGTCTTATGAGTCACTTCTATCTCTG GTTAGCTTCAGGGTTCAGTATCCCCATGATTCTGAAAACATTTCAAGAGAGGATCGCAGGGAATTTAAGCAAACAAGATATG CTGTCGCAGACGTCTTGATAGATGCAGCATCAGTTCTAGGTGGTGAAGTGACACTAAAAATTCTTTACATGAAGCTTGTTGAG GACACTCACAGCTGTAGAAGTGATGAAACTTGGGACTGGCGCCCTTCAGAAGCTTCTCTATATTGTATCCGAGCTATATCAAGTTATATTTCAGTTGTCGAAGCTGAAGTAATGCCTCAG GTAATGGCGCTGCTTCCAAAACTCCCTCTTCAACCTCAATTACTTCAGACAG TGTGCTTGACAATCGGAGCATATTCAAAATGGCTTGATGCTTCACCAAATGGACTCCCGGTTTTGCCTTCAGTGATAGAGATTCTCATGAGTGGCATGAGTGCCTCTGAAGACTCTGCAGCAGCTGCAGCTTTGGCCTTTAGGCACATTTGTGATG ATTGCCGACAAAAGCTTTGTGGGTCTCTAGATGGTCTATTCCACATATACCATAGAGCGGTTAGTGGGCAAGGTGGCTATAAATTCTCTGCCGAAGAGTCATTGTACTTGGTTGAAGCATTGAG TATGGTTATCACAGAGCTTCCTCCTGAAAATGCAAAAAAAGCCCTGGAAGCATTATGCCTTCCTGTTGCGACTCCATTACAG GAACTCATCAATCAAGGTCCCACGCAACTACAAAAAGCACTTGCGCGGGAACTTACTATTCATGTTGATCGACTGGGAAACATCTTCAG GTATGTTAATCACCCTGAAGCCGTGGCAGATGCAATACATAGATTATGGCCAATTTTCAAAACCATATTTGATCA TCGTGCATGGGACATGCGGACAATGGAGTCTCTTTGCCGGGCTTGTAAATATGCT GTGAAAACTTCGGGAAAGTTCATGGGAATCACAATAGGAGCTATTTTGGAGGAGATACAGGGTTTATATCAACAGCATCACCAGCCGTGTTTCCTATACCTGTCAAGTGAAGTGATAAAG ATATTTGGTTCTGACCCATCATGTGCAAACTATCTCCGAAGTTTGATTGAAGCGCTTTTCAACCACACCACACATCTTCTGACAAAAATTGAG GACTTTACAGCCAGACCAGACATAGCCGATGACTGTTTTTTGTTGGCGTCTCGATGCATCCGCTATTGCCCTCATCTTTTCGTTGCATCAGCTGTATTCCGACCTTTAGTTGATTGTGCGATGAATGGGATCACAGTACAACACAG AGAAGCTTGCAGTTCAATACTGACATTTTTATCAGATGTCTTTGACATTTCAAACTCTAGCCGAGGAGAACAGTACAAATCTACCAGGGATACTATTGTAGTTCCTCGAGGTCCAAGTCTGTCTAGAATTTTGATAGCCTCCTTAACAGGAGCTCTCCCTAGTTCTCGATTAGAAGTG GTTACGTACACCCTGCTAGCCTTGACGAGGGCCTATGGGATGATGGCTCTTGAGTGGGCCAAAGAAAGCATTTCATTGATTCCGTCAACAGCCGTAACAGAAGTGGAGCGTTCAAGATTTCTTCAAGCTTTATTAGAAGCAGCATCTGGGGCTGATATTTCATCTTTAACAGCTCCTGTTGAGGAGATTTCGGATGTTTGCCGCCGCAACAGAGCAGTTCAAGAGATTGTACAGGGAGTTTTGAGGCCTTTGGAGTTGAATTTTGTACCTGCTATATCCTCCTAG
- the LOC113317236 gene encoding transportin MOS14-like isoform X4: MSSMELQNTVKEALNALYHHPDDSVRMQADRWLQDFQRTIDAWQVADNLLHDASSNQETLIFCAQTLRSKVQKDFEELPSEAFRPLRDSLNGLLKKLHKGPPIVRTQISIAVAALAVHVSAEDWGDGGIVNWLRDEMNLHPECIPSFLELLTVLPQEAFSHKIAARPERRRQFEKELISAAEVAFNVLTTCLSLNELKEQVLEAFASWLQLKHAIPSATLACHPLVHSALSALNSEVLSEASVNVISELIHYTSARSSGGVAAHMPLIQLLVPQVMNLREQLKDSSKDEEDLKAIARLFADIGDSYVELIATGSAESMLIVQALIDVASNPEYYIASMTFSFWHNLQVNLTERDSYLSCGDEASIEAERNRRLQIFRSSYESLLSLVSFRVQYPHDSENISREDRREFKQTRYAVADVLIDAASVLGGEVTLKILYMKLVEDTHSCRSDETWDWRPSEASLYCIRAISSYISVVEAEVMPQVMALLPKLPLQPQLLQTVCLTIGAYSKWLDASPNGLPVLPSVIEILMSGMSASEDSAAAAALAFRHICDDCRQKLCGSLDGLFHIYHRAVSGQGGYKFSAEESLYLVEALSMVITELPPENAKKALEALCLPVATPLQELINQGPTQLQKALARELTIHVDRLGNIFRYVNHPEAVADAIHRLWPIFKTIFDHRAWDMRTMESLCRACKYAVKTSGKFMGITIGAILEEIQGLYQQHHQPCFLYLSSEVIKIFGSDPSCANYLRSLIEALFNHTTHLLTKIEDFTARPDIAESWDTAAMSLWIMWIIHFFVIFETLIEKLMHFFANLAAY, translated from the exons atgTCAAGTATGGAGTTGCAGAATACAGTAAAAGAAGCCCTGAATGCTTTATATCATCATCCCGATGATTCTGTTCGTATGCAAGCTGATCGATGGCTTCAAGATTTTCAACGTACTATTGATGCTTGGCAG GTTGCTGATAACTTACTTCATGACGCCAGTAGCAATCAAGAGACGCTCATTTTTTGTGCTCAGACACTTAGAAGCAAG GTACAAAAAGATTTCGAGGAACTACCTTCTGAAGCTTTTCGGCCGTTACGTGATTCGTTAAAC GGCCTGCTGAAAAAACTACACAAAGGACCACCTATAGTTCGAACACAG ATTAGCATTGCTGTAGCAGCATTGGCTGTACATGTCTCCGCTGAAGATTGGGGTGATGGTGGTATTGTGAATTGGCTCAGAGATGAAATGAATTTGCATCCAGAATGTATTCCAAGTTTTCTTGAGCTGCTGACAGTCTTGCCACAG GAAGCTTTTAGCCACAAGATAGCTGCTCGTCCAGAAAGGCGGCGTCAGTTTGAGAAGGAACTTATTTCTGCAGCTGAGGTTGCTTTTAATGTCTTGACTACTTGTTTGAGTCTGAATGAACTAAAGGAGCAG GTTCTTGAAGCTTTTGCTTCCTGGCTTCAACTAAAGCATGC GATTCCTTCTGCTACCCTTGCATGCCATCCTTTGGTGCACTCAGCACTTTCTGCTTTGAACTCAGAGGTTCTTTCAGAGGCTTCAGTAAATG tcATCTCTGAGTTGATACACTACACATCGGCTCGAAGCTCCGGTGGTGTAGCTGCTCACATGCCCTTGATCCAGCTACTTGTGCCCCAAGTTATGAATCTTAGGGAGCAGCTTAAAGATTCCTCAAAG GATGAGGAAGATTTGAAGGCCATTGCTCGGTTGTTTGCGGATATAGGTGATTCGTACGTGGAGTTGATTGCCACTG GTTCTGCTGAATCAATGCTGATTGTGCAAGCATTGATAGATGTTGCTTCTAATCCAGAATATTACATTGCTTCAATGACTTTTAGTTTTTGGCACAACCTTCAAGTTAACTTGACTGAAAG GGATTCCTACTTATCATGCGGAGATGAAGCATCCATTGAGGCAGAGAGAAATCGAAGGCTACAAATATTTCGTTCGTCTTATGAGTCACTTCTATCTCTG GTTAGCTTCAGGGTTCAGTATCCCCATGATTCTGAAAACATTTCAAGAGAGGATCGCAGGGAATTTAAGCAAACAAGATATG CTGTCGCAGACGTCTTGATAGATGCAGCATCAGTTCTAGGTGGTGAAGTGACACTAAAAATTCTTTACATGAAGCTTGTTGAG GACACTCACAGCTGTAGAAGTGATGAAACTTGGGACTGGCGCCCTTCAGAAGCTTCTCTATATTGTATCCGAGCTATATCAAGTTATATTTCAGTTGTCGAAGCTGAAGTAATGCCTCAG GTAATGGCGCTGCTTCCAAAACTCCCTCTTCAACCTCAATTACTTCAGACAG TGTGCTTGACAATCGGAGCATATTCAAAATGGCTTGATGCTTCACCAAATGGACTCCCGGTTTTGCCTTCAGTGATAGAGATTCTCATGAGTGGCATGAGTGCCTCTGAAGACTCTGCAGCAGCTGCAGCTTTGGCCTTTAGGCACATTTGTGATG ATTGCCGACAAAAGCTTTGTGGGTCTCTAGATGGTCTATTCCACATATACCATAGAGCGGTTAGTGGGCAAGGTGGCTATAAATTCTCTGCCGAAGAGTCATTGTACTTGGTTGAAGCATTGAG TATGGTTATCACAGAGCTTCCTCCTGAAAATGCAAAAAAAGCCCTGGAAGCATTATGCCTTCCTGTTGCGACTCCATTACAG GAACTCATCAATCAAGGTCCCACGCAACTACAAAAAGCACTTGCGCGGGAACTTACTATTCATGTTGATCGACTGGGAAACATCTTCAG GTATGTTAATCACCCTGAAGCCGTGGCAGATGCAATACATAGATTATGGCCAATTTTCAAAACCATATTTGATCA TCGTGCATGGGACATGCGGACAATGGAGTCTCTTTGCCGGGCTTGTAAATATGCT GTGAAAACTTCGGGAAAGTTCATGGGAATCACAATAGGAGCTATTTTGGAGGAGATACAGGGTTTATATCAACAGCATCACCAGCCGTGTTTCCTATACCTGTCAAGTGAAGTGATAAAG ATATTTGGTTCTGACCCATCATGTGCAAACTATCTCCGAAGTTTGATTGAAGCGCTTTTCAACCACACCACACATCTTCTGACAAAAATTGAG
- the LOC113317236 gene encoding transportin MOS14-like isoform X2, with the protein MMQGLLKKLHKGPPIVRTQISIAVAALAVHVSAEDWGDGGIVNWLRDEMNLHPECIPSFLELLTVLPQEAFSHKIAARPERRRQFEKELISAAEVAFNVLTTCLSLNELKEQVLEAFASWLQLKHAIPSATLACHPLVHSALSALNSEVLSEASVNVISELIHYTSARSSGGVAAHMPLIQLLVPQVMNLREQLKDSSKDEEDLKAIARLFADIGDSYVELIATGSAESMLIVQALIDVASNPEYYIASMTFSFWHNLQVNLTERDSYLSCGDEASIEAERNRRLQIFRSSYESLLSLVSFRVQYPHDSENISREDRREFKQTRYAVADVLIDAASVLGGEVTLKILYMKLVEDTHSCRSDETWDWRPSEASLYCIRAISSYISVVEAEVMPQVMALLPKLPLQPQLLQTVCLTIGAYSKWLDASPNGLPVLPSVIEILMSGMSASEDSAAAAALAFRHICDDCRQKLCGSLDGLFHIYHRAVSGQGGYKFSAEESLYLVEALSMVITELPPENAKKALEALCLPVATPLQELINQGPTQLQKALARELTIHVDRLGNIFRYVNHPEAVADAIHRLWPIFKTIFDHRAWDMRTMESLCRACKYAVKTSGKFMGITIGAILEEIQGLYQQHHQPCFLYLSSEVIKIFGSDPSCANYLRSLIEALFNHTTHLLTKIEDFTARPDIADDCFLLASRCIRYCPHLFVASAVFRPLVDCAMNGITVQHREACSSILTFLSDVFDISNSSRGEQYKSTRDTIVVPRGPSLSRILIASLTGALPSSRLEVVTYTLLALTRAYGMMALEWAKESISLIPSTAVTEVERSRFLQALLEAASGADISSLTAPVEEISDVCRRNRAVQEIVQGVLRPLELNFVPAISS; encoded by the exons ATGATGCAGGGCCTGCTGAAAAAACTACACAAAGGACCACCTATAGTTCGAACACAG ATTAGCATTGCTGTAGCAGCATTGGCTGTACATGTCTCCGCTGAAGATTGGGGTGATGGTGGTATTGTGAATTGGCTCAGAGATGAAATGAATTTGCATCCAGAATGTATTCCAAGTTTTCTTGAGCTGCTGACAGTCTTGCCACAG GAAGCTTTTAGCCACAAGATAGCTGCTCGTCCAGAAAGGCGGCGTCAGTTTGAGAAGGAACTTATTTCTGCAGCTGAGGTTGCTTTTAATGTCTTGACTACTTGTTTGAGTCTGAATGAACTAAAGGAGCAG GTTCTTGAAGCTTTTGCTTCCTGGCTTCAACTAAAGCATGC GATTCCTTCTGCTACCCTTGCATGCCATCCTTTGGTGCACTCAGCACTTTCTGCTTTGAACTCAGAGGTTCTTTCAGAGGCTTCAGTAAATG tcATCTCTGAGTTGATACACTACACATCGGCTCGAAGCTCCGGTGGTGTAGCTGCTCACATGCCCTTGATCCAGCTACTTGTGCCCCAAGTTATGAATCTTAGGGAGCAGCTTAAAGATTCCTCAAAG GATGAGGAAGATTTGAAGGCCATTGCTCGGTTGTTTGCGGATATAGGTGATTCGTACGTGGAGTTGATTGCCACTG GTTCTGCTGAATCAATGCTGATTGTGCAAGCATTGATAGATGTTGCTTCTAATCCAGAATATTACATTGCTTCAATGACTTTTAGTTTTTGGCACAACCTTCAAGTTAACTTGACTGAAAG GGATTCCTACTTATCATGCGGAGATGAAGCATCCATTGAGGCAGAGAGAAATCGAAGGCTACAAATATTTCGTTCGTCTTATGAGTCACTTCTATCTCTG GTTAGCTTCAGGGTTCAGTATCCCCATGATTCTGAAAACATTTCAAGAGAGGATCGCAGGGAATTTAAGCAAACAAGATATG CTGTCGCAGACGTCTTGATAGATGCAGCATCAGTTCTAGGTGGTGAAGTGACACTAAAAATTCTTTACATGAAGCTTGTTGAG GACACTCACAGCTGTAGAAGTGATGAAACTTGGGACTGGCGCCCTTCAGAAGCTTCTCTATATTGTATCCGAGCTATATCAAGTTATATTTCAGTTGTCGAAGCTGAAGTAATGCCTCAG GTAATGGCGCTGCTTCCAAAACTCCCTCTTCAACCTCAATTACTTCAGACAG TGTGCTTGACAATCGGAGCATATTCAAAATGGCTTGATGCTTCACCAAATGGACTCCCGGTTTTGCCTTCAGTGATAGAGATTCTCATGAGTGGCATGAGTGCCTCTGAAGACTCTGCAGCAGCTGCAGCTTTGGCCTTTAGGCACATTTGTGATG ATTGCCGACAAAAGCTTTGTGGGTCTCTAGATGGTCTATTCCACATATACCATAGAGCGGTTAGTGGGCAAGGTGGCTATAAATTCTCTGCCGAAGAGTCATTGTACTTGGTTGAAGCATTGAG TATGGTTATCACAGAGCTTCCTCCTGAAAATGCAAAAAAAGCCCTGGAAGCATTATGCCTTCCTGTTGCGACTCCATTACAG GAACTCATCAATCAAGGTCCCACGCAACTACAAAAAGCACTTGCGCGGGAACTTACTATTCATGTTGATCGACTGGGAAACATCTTCAG GTATGTTAATCACCCTGAAGCCGTGGCAGATGCAATACATAGATTATGGCCAATTTTCAAAACCATATTTGATCA TCGTGCATGGGACATGCGGACAATGGAGTCTCTTTGCCGGGCTTGTAAATATGCT GTGAAAACTTCGGGAAAGTTCATGGGAATCACAATAGGAGCTATTTTGGAGGAGATACAGGGTTTATATCAACAGCATCACCAGCCGTGTTTCCTATACCTGTCAAGTGAAGTGATAAAG ATATTTGGTTCTGACCCATCATGTGCAAACTATCTCCGAAGTTTGATTGAAGCGCTTTTCAACCACACCACACATCTTCTGACAAAAATTGAG GACTTTACAGCCAGACCAGACATAGCCGATGACTGTTTTTTGTTGGCGTCTCGATGCATCCGCTATTGCCCTCATCTTTTCGTTGCATCAGCTGTATTCCGACCTTTAGTTGATTGTGCGATGAATGGGATCACAGTACAACACAG AGAAGCTTGCAGTTCAATACTGACATTTTTATCAGATGTCTTTGACATTTCAAACTCTAGCCGAGGAGAACAGTACAAATCTACCAGGGATACTATTGTAGTTCCTCGAGGTCCAAGTCTGTCTAGAATTTTGATAGCCTCCTTAACAGGAGCTCTCCCTAGTTCTCGATTAGAAGTG GTTACGTACACCCTGCTAGCCTTGACGAGGGCCTATGGGATGATGGCTCTTGAGTGGGCCAAAGAAAGCATTTCATTGATTCCGTCAACAGCCGTAACAGAAGTGGAGCGTTCAAGATTTCTTCAAGCTTTATTAGAAGCAGCATCTGGGGCTGATATTTCATCTTTAACAGCTCCTGTTGAGGAGATTTCGGATGTTTGCCGCCGCAACAGAGCAGTTCAAGAGATTGTACAGGGAGTTTTGAGGCCTTTGGAGTTGAATTTTGTACCTGCTATATCCTCCTAG
- the LOC113317236 gene encoding transportin MOS14-like isoform X1, which produces MSSMELQNTVKEALNALYHHPDDSVRMQADRWLQDFQRTIDAWQVADNLLHDASSNQETLIFCAQTLRSKVQKDFEELPSEAFRPLRDSLNGLLKKLHKGPPIVRTQISIAVAALAVHVSAEDWGDGGIVNWLRDEMNLHPECIPSFLELLTVLPQEAFSHKIAARPERRRQFEKELISAAEVAFNVLTTCLSLNELKEQVLEAFASWLQLKHAIPSATLACHPLVHSALSALNSEVLSEASVNVISELIHYTSARSSGGVAAHMPLIQLLVPQVMNLREQLKDSSKDEEDLKAIARLFADIGDSYVELIATGSAESMLIVQALIDVASNPEYYIASMTFSFWHNLQVNLTERDSYLSCGDEASIEAERNRRLQIFRSSYESLLSLVSFRVQYPHDSENISREDRREFKQTRYAVADVLIDAASVLGGEVTLKILYMKLVEDTHSCRSDETWDWRPSEASLYCIRAISSYISVVEAEVMPQVMALLPKLPLQPQLLQTVCLTIGAYSKWLDASPNGLPVLPSVIEILMSGMSASEDSAAAAALAFRHICDDCRQKLCGSLDGLFHIYHRAVSGQGGYKFSAEESLYLVEALSMVITELPPENAKKALEALCLPVATPLQELINQGPTQLQKALARELTIHVDRLGNIFRYVNHPEAVADAIHRLWPIFKTIFDHRAWDMRTMESLCRACKYAVKTSGKFMGITIGAILEEIQGLYQQHHQPCFLYLSSEVIKIFGSDPSCANYLRSLIEALFNHTTHLLTKIEDFTARPDIADDCFLLASRCIRYCPHLFVASAVFRPLVDCAMNGITVQHREACSSILTFLSDVFDISNSSRGEQYKSTRDTIVVPRGPSLSRILIASLTGALPSSRLEVVTYTLLALTRAYGMMALEWAKESISLIPSTAVTEVERSRFLQALLEAASGADISSLTAPVEEISDVCRRNRAVQEIVQGVLRPLELNFVPAISS; this is translated from the exons atgTCAAGTATGGAGTTGCAGAATACAGTAAAAGAAGCCCTGAATGCTTTATATCATCATCCCGATGATTCTGTTCGTATGCAAGCTGATCGATGGCTTCAAGATTTTCAACGTACTATTGATGCTTGGCAG GTTGCTGATAACTTACTTCATGACGCCAGTAGCAATCAAGAGACGCTCATTTTTTGTGCTCAGACACTTAGAAGCAAG GTACAAAAAGATTTCGAGGAACTACCTTCTGAAGCTTTTCGGCCGTTACGTGATTCGTTAAAC GGCCTGCTGAAAAAACTACACAAAGGACCACCTATAGTTCGAACACAG ATTAGCATTGCTGTAGCAGCATTGGCTGTACATGTCTCCGCTGAAGATTGGGGTGATGGTGGTATTGTGAATTGGCTCAGAGATGAAATGAATTTGCATCCAGAATGTATTCCAAGTTTTCTTGAGCTGCTGACAGTCTTGCCACAG GAAGCTTTTAGCCACAAGATAGCTGCTCGTCCAGAAAGGCGGCGTCAGTTTGAGAAGGAACTTATTTCTGCAGCTGAGGTTGCTTTTAATGTCTTGACTACTTGTTTGAGTCTGAATGAACTAAAGGAGCAG GTTCTTGAAGCTTTTGCTTCCTGGCTTCAACTAAAGCATGC GATTCCTTCTGCTACCCTTGCATGCCATCCTTTGGTGCACTCAGCACTTTCTGCTTTGAACTCAGAGGTTCTTTCAGAGGCTTCAGTAAATG tcATCTCTGAGTTGATACACTACACATCGGCTCGAAGCTCCGGTGGTGTAGCTGCTCACATGCCCTTGATCCAGCTACTTGTGCCCCAAGTTATGAATCTTAGGGAGCAGCTTAAAGATTCCTCAAAG GATGAGGAAGATTTGAAGGCCATTGCTCGGTTGTTTGCGGATATAGGTGATTCGTACGTGGAGTTGATTGCCACTG GTTCTGCTGAATCAATGCTGATTGTGCAAGCATTGATAGATGTTGCTTCTAATCCAGAATATTACATTGCTTCAATGACTTTTAGTTTTTGGCACAACCTTCAAGTTAACTTGACTGAAAG GGATTCCTACTTATCATGCGGAGATGAAGCATCCATTGAGGCAGAGAGAAATCGAAGGCTACAAATATTTCGTTCGTCTTATGAGTCACTTCTATCTCTG GTTAGCTTCAGGGTTCAGTATCCCCATGATTCTGAAAACATTTCAAGAGAGGATCGCAGGGAATTTAAGCAAACAAGATATG CTGTCGCAGACGTCTTGATAGATGCAGCATCAGTTCTAGGTGGTGAAGTGACACTAAAAATTCTTTACATGAAGCTTGTTGAG GACACTCACAGCTGTAGAAGTGATGAAACTTGGGACTGGCGCCCTTCAGAAGCTTCTCTATATTGTATCCGAGCTATATCAAGTTATATTTCAGTTGTCGAAGCTGAAGTAATGCCTCAG GTAATGGCGCTGCTTCCAAAACTCCCTCTTCAACCTCAATTACTTCAGACAG TGTGCTTGACAATCGGAGCATATTCAAAATGGCTTGATGCTTCACCAAATGGACTCCCGGTTTTGCCTTCAGTGATAGAGATTCTCATGAGTGGCATGAGTGCCTCTGAAGACTCTGCAGCAGCTGCAGCTTTGGCCTTTAGGCACATTTGTGATG ATTGCCGACAAAAGCTTTGTGGGTCTCTAGATGGTCTATTCCACATATACCATAGAGCGGTTAGTGGGCAAGGTGGCTATAAATTCTCTGCCGAAGAGTCATTGTACTTGGTTGAAGCATTGAG TATGGTTATCACAGAGCTTCCTCCTGAAAATGCAAAAAAAGCCCTGGAAGCATTATGCCTTCCTGTTGCGACTCCATTACAG GAACTCATCAATCAAGGTCCCACGCAACTACAAAAAGCACTTGCGCGGGAACTTACTATTCATGTTGATCGACTGGGAAACATCTTCAG GTATGTTAATCACCCTGAAGCCGTGGCAGATGCAATACATAGATTATGGCCAATTTTCAAAACCATATTTGATCA TCGTGCATGGGACATGCGGACAATGGAGTCTCTTTGCCGGGCTTGTAAATATGCT GTGAAAACTTCGGGAAAGTTCATGGGAATCACAATAGGAGCTATTTTGGAGGAGATACAGGGTTTATATCAACAGCATCACCAGCCGTGTTTCCTATACCTGTCAAGTGAAGTGATAAAG ATATTTGGTTCTGACCCATCATGTGCAAACTATCTCCGAAGTTTGATTGAAGCGCTTTTCAACCACACCACACATCTTCTGACAAAAATTGAG GACTTTACAGCCAGACCAGACATAGCCGATGACTGTTTTTTGTTGGCGTCTCGATGCATCCGCTATTGCCCTCATCTTTTCGTTGCATCAGCTGTATTCCGACCTTTAGTTGATTGTGCGATGAATGGGATCACAGTACAACACAG AGAAGCTTGCAGTTCAATACTGACATTTTTATCAGATGTCTTTGACATTTCAAACTCTAGCCGAGGAGAACAGTACAAATCTACCAGGGATACTATTGTAGTTCCTCGAGGTCCAAGTCTGTCTAGAATTTTGATAGCCTCCTTAACAGGAGCTCTCCCTAGTTCTCGATTAGAAGTG GTTACGTACACCCTGCTAGCCTTGACGAGGGCCTATGGGATGATGGCTCTTGAGTGGGCCAAAGAAAGCATTTCATTGATTCCGTCAACAGCCGTAACAGAAGTGGAGCGTTCAAGATTTCTTCAAGCTTTATTAGAAGCAGCATCTGGGGCTGATATTTCATCTTTAACAGCTCCTGTTGAGGAGATTTCGGATGTTTGCCGCCGCAACAGAGCAGTTCAAGAGATTGTACAGGGAGTTTTGAGGCCTTTGGAGTTGAATTTTGTACCTGCTATATCCTCCTAG